DNA from Thermoplasmata archaeon:
TTCCAGTAGCGTTCGTCCCTGATCTGATGGGCGAGAGAGCCAAGGAGGCGATAAAAGGCCTGAAGCCGGGCGCGGCCCTGATGCTCGAGAACGTGAGGGGCTGGGAAGGGGAGACCGCAAAGAAGACCCCCGAAGAGCACGCGCGCTCGGAACTCGTGACTGCCCTTGCGCCCATGGCCGATTTCTTCGTCAACGATGCCTTCGCTGCGGCGCACAGGTCCCAAGCCTCTCTGGTCGGGTTCCCCATGGTCCTGCCGAGCGCGGCGGGGCTGCTACTTGACGCCGAGGTAACAGCGATGACCAAGGTCTTCCGCAGCCCGCGCCGCCCCTTCACCGTGGTTCTCGGCGGCGCTAAGTTTTACGACGCAACTACCCTTATATCCCATCTTCTCGACACTGGAACGGCGGATCGCGTCCTTCTCACAGGCCTCGTCCCGATGCCCTTTTTACGAGCGGAGGGCAGGAGCTTGGGCGGACCGATGGAGGAGGTTGTGGCGAGGGAACCAGAGGCTGTCGGAGCGGCTGGGGAGATTTTAAAAAAGCACCGGGAGAGAGTGTTCCTCCCCCACGGCTTCGCTATGGATGATGGCGGAAAAAGAAGGGAGCTTGGGCTCGAGGAGCTCCCCGTGGAGCGGCCTCTGCTGGATATATCATCTCATACTGCTGAGCGGTTTGCGGAGCTGGTCAGGGCCTCCGGCACGGTCTTCGTCAGCGGGCCTGCGGGTCTTTTCGAGAAACCACCCTTCGACTTGGGTACCACCATTCTGCTGAGGGCTATCGCGGATTCCGGGGCCTACAGGGTTGCGGGCGGAGGCCACACAACTTCGGCAATAGAGAGGCTTGGCCTGAGGCAGAGGTTCGACTACATATCGACGGGAGGGGGTGCACTAGAGGAGTTCATTCTTGGAAAGACGCTCCCCGGTTTGGAGGCCCTGAGGCTTGCTAAAGAGAGGTGGAAAGGGAGACGGGGTGGATAAGATAGAGCTAAGCACACGGAGGTCCCCGCGAGCCGGGCCATAGAGATAGATAGGTGGTACGGATCGAGGCTGGGTATTGTCGAAGGGGTAGGTGGGTTTTTTCATCACCCACACTTGGAGTACCCGCAGAACTTGCACACCATGCACCCCGCCTCGTGGGTGAGAGGACCGCCGCATTCGGGGCAGGCGCCGACGACGTTCCCCCCAGTGCTATTGGTGTGGGTTGCGAATGCGTCCAGGGTGGTCTCCTGCGGAGGTTCCTGCACAACCCCCTCCTCCCTCCTCATCGCCCTCTCTATCGCCTTTCCAATCGCATCGGCGCAGGAGTACGTCATTCCTCCACGTCCGAGGAGGGGGGACGGGCATCTGATTCCTTTGAGCTGCTTCACTATTGAGCCCGGGTCCACGCCTGCTCTCAGGGCCAGTGAGGTGAGCCTGCCAATCGCTTCTATCTGAGACGCGGCGCAGCCGCCCGACTTGCCCATCGTGGCGAACACCTCGCACATCCCGCTCTCGTCTCTGTTAATTGTTATATACAGGTTCCCGCAGCCCGTCCCCGTCTTCAAGGTCACGCCCGTGGTCTCGATCGGCCGTGGTCTCGGTGTTATTCTCTTCTCCTGAGCCCTCTCCTGCCCTTTCTCCTCATCCCGCGCAGGCTCACCTATGTTCAGGACCTGAGCCGCGCGGCTCCTGTCCCGGTATACCGTGACGCCCTTGCAGCCTAGTTTGTAGGCCATCAGGTAGACTTCCTCAATGTCGGCGGGAGTGGCGGAGTGGGGGAAGTTCACCGTTTTTGATACCGCATTGTTGGTGTGCCTCTGGAAGGCTGCCTGCATCTTGATGTGCTGGGAGGGGGGGACGTCGTGGGCGGTGACGAAGACCCTCCTGAGTTCCTCGGGCAACTGCGTGAGCTCTCGCAGGCTGCCCCTCCTGGCAATCTCCCTCATCAGCTCCTCGCTATAGAGCCCCGCCTCCTTTATTCTCCGCTCGAATATCGGGTTGACCTCCACAAGCTCGGTTCCATCCATCACCCTCCGGACAAAGACGATTGCAAAGAGGGGCTCAATACCGCTAGAGCAACCAGCGATTATGCTGATGGTCCCCGTGGGGGCAATGGTGGTGCGCGTGGCGTTTCGCAGGTGCTTGACCTTTGAGGAGTAAATCGACTTCTCAAAGTTGGGGAAGCTACCCTTCTCCCTCCCCAGCTCCACCGACATTGCGAAGGCCTCATCGTCAATGAATTGCATGAGTCTCTCACCGAGCGTTAGCGCCTCTTCCGAGTTGTAGGAGATGTCAAGGAGGAAAAGCAGGTCGGCGAAGCCCATCACGCCTAGGCCTATTTTCCTGTTCCCCTTGGTCATTTTCTCTATCTGCTCGAAGGGGTAGCGGTTGACGTCAATAACATCGTCCAGGAACCTGACTGCGAGCCTAACGGTCGCGCGCAGCTTCTCCCAGTCAACCTCAGTCCTCCCGTCCACGGTCCTGACCATTCGAGCGAGGTTTATGGAGCCGAGGTTGCACGATTCGTACGGGAGAAGGGGCTGCTCCCCGCAGGGGTTCGTGCTCTCGATCTCACCCAGCGCAGGTGTAGGGTTGTCTGCGTTGATTCTATCGATGAATATAACGCCCGGCTCCCCGTTTCTCCAGGCAGAGTCCACAATCAGCTCAAACACCTTTCTCGCAGAGTAGCGCTTCTCTGCCCTCTTTGTCCTGGGGTTGATGAGATCATATTCTTCGTTTCTCTCCAGCGCCCTCATAAAGCTGTCGGTGATTAGGACCGATATGTTGAAGTTGTTCAGCCGGTCGCTCTGCCTCTTGCAGGTTATGAACTCGAGTATGTCCGGGTGGTCCACCCTCAGGCAGCCCATGTTGGCGCCTCTTCTTGTCCCTCCTTGCTTTATCGCTTCAGTGGCGGCGTTGAAGACCTCCATGAAGGATATCGGGCCACTAGAGACGCCCTTTGTGGACGCGACGATGTCGTGGGCCGGCCGGAGGCGCGAGAAGGAGAAGCCCGTGCCTCCGCCGCTCTTGTGTATCAGGGCGGTCTGCTTGAGCGCGTCGAATATGCTCTCCATCGAATCCTCGATCGGGAGAACAAAGCATGCGGAGAGCTGACCGAGCTCCCTCCCGGCGTTCATCAGGGTCGGGCTATTGGGCAGAAACTCGAGCCGGGCCATAATTTTATAGAACTCGGCGGCCAAGGCCTCGACCTCTTCCTCGTTCTTTCCATAAATCCTCTCGGCCGAGGCTATGGTCCGCGCCACGCGCCACACGAGCTCCTCCGGGGTTTCGACCACCCTCCCCTCATTGTCCCTCTTAAGGTACCTCCTTTCCAGCACCGCCTTGCCATTGGGCGATACCTCCATCTTTATATGTTTGAAGGCCGTGGGTATCTCAAAACAATTGCCGACGCTTCTTGTCGTACCCCTCCCTCCTTCGATGGAGCGGCGCTCTGTCATGCTCGTGCCAACACCCCCGTTATCAACCCATCGCTGCGGCGTCCGGTCTGGTAGATAGACAAACGCGAACATATACTTGTTCCCAGTTGTCCATCATCATCCGATTTGCCCGCGATGTGAGAGTGGGTATGTGATGAATGGCTTAATGGTCTTTCGCGCTTAGTCTGTTACCAGGCTCGGAATGATTGAAAAGAATTGTACTAAATTAATTATCAAAAATATTAACAACACTGTAAAAAAATATTATAAAAATCAATCCGTAGCCCCGGCGAGATGCAGGACAAATGAGCCATAAATTGCCCCCACGAGAAGGAAGGATTCGGGGTTGATATGCTCGGGTGTGTCCTTGGGGGTGTGGTATTCCCAGCATCCGCTTCCCCAACACGACGCCACTTTATAGCCCTCAAGGGCGAATGTGGCCATGTCACTAGATGATGTGAGATTCCCTCTGTGAAAGGAGACTTCATATCCGGATAGCTGGGGAAGCTGCTCAAAAGCCTCTCTTTTTATTTCCTCGAGCACCGGGATGTACTGCTCCTCCGAGACCACTATTGGCAGCCTGTGGTCCCTCTTTTTGTCGACATGAGACATATCGAGGTTGAGCATCATCTCCAGCTTTCCCTTCAGGGTATCCACGTGCTCTTTATAATATTCGTACGAGCCCAGTAACCCTTCTTCCTCCCCCCCGAAGGTGATGAAGCGTACGGTCTTCTCCGTGTGGAGCTTTGCGATGCGCTGCGCTATCGCAATTGTGCAGGCGACCCCGACCGTGTTGTCGACAGCGCCCGGGCTGCAGTAGACGGTGTCGTGGTGGGCGCCGACCATTATGAGCTTGTCTGGCTGCCCGGACCCTTTTTTGTCCCCCACGACAACGCGGCAGGGCCTTTTCTCGATGACGACCTCCACATCCACCCGAACCCTTGAGTTCTTGGCGATGCCCTCCTTGATAATCTGGCCCGCCTCGCGCGAGACCATTATCGATGGAATGTCAGGACCTCCGTCCGTGTAGTTCTCGGGGAGGGGAATCCAGTGGCCGGAGGGGTCCTTGGCATTGTGATTGAACCCTATTGCAGGATAGCCGATTTCTTTATTTACCACAACATTGTGAATAATGCAGGCTGACGCGCCGTGCTCCCACGCCATTAGTAGGAGACCGGTGTTGTCCAGCTCGCCGTCATTTGTGGCAATTACGGCCTTTCCGCGGAGACCGGTCGTCGAGTAGGCCGATGGGTCGGAGCCGTTGCCGACGTCCACGACCTCTAGGTCGTCGGTCCAGCGGACGTGGGTCCGGGAGCCGGAGTAGCCGCCTATTGTGAAGTCGGTTTTGTGCTGGAAAACCAGGGGTGAGACCATGGGGTTCGGGATGAGGCCCATCGGACCTCGCGTGTACTGGACGAGAGCGAGGGAGGCGCGGGTGATTTCATAGCATGTTACATTGTACTCCAGGATTTCCACGCCAGTTAGACCGGCGGCCCTGAACTCCTGGGCGATGTACTCCGCCCCCGAGCCCTCTGCCATGCTCCCGGTCAGCCTGGGCCCTAGACTGATGAGACGGGCGACGGCGTTTAGGCCTACACCCGGGTCAATTCTTAGAATAAAATGAGCTCGGGGAGGCTTGAGGATTACGCCAGGGAGGGCAGTTGCGAGGAGCACCAACAGGAGGACGAGGAGAAGGCCGGTCAGTGCCAGAAGGCCCCTGCGTCTCGCAGAGCGCACTATTTTACCTCCCCGAGGATCTTCTCTTACCGTCCAGGTAGAAGCCGAGCATCTTTTCTAGGCCAGCTCCAGTGATGTCATGCAGGAGAATTCTGGTCGTTGTCCCGGAGCCCCCCTCCCTCTCCACAGCGGTATCTATTATTCCGTGGCTCTCGAGCAGCCGGATGTACTTCCAGAGCTGGGTGTGGCCCAGGGGCGTCACCCCCCGCTCCTCGCAGACAACTTTATACGCACTCTCCGCCTCTCCGGTGGTGATGAAGGCTTTTTTCCGGCTCGCGCGAGCGATGCCCAGGGCCACAAGCAGAGCCTGGTGCTCGAGGCCGTCGAGCCTCTCGAGAGGGAGGCCGCCGTACTGGGCGGCCGCCGCCGCCTCGACGAAGTCTGGAGGAATTCTGTCGAGGCCCTCTTGCTCCGCCCTTCTGGCTGAGGCCTCGAGCACCTCTATCGCGCGCCTGGCGTCTCCACCCTCCGAGGCTGCAAGCTCCGCCGCTAGTCTGACGACGTCCATCGTCCAAGTCCCCGCGTGGAGACCGAGCTCCGCCCTCATCCTCAATATATCGGTCAGCTCATCCGCGTTGTAGGGCGGGAGGGTGATGGTGTTGCTCTGCTTGAAGGTTGAGGCGATGGCTGGGTCGGTGTGGAGGAGCTCCCAGGCGGTCATCTGGGATATGAGCACAACGGAAACGCTCCCCTGTGCGCCCGTGTCCTCATCGATTCTGCAGAGGTTGTAGATGAGGCCGGGGCCCGACCTCCGGATAAGGGCGTTGACTTCGTCCAGCACGACCACGAGGTGGGTCCGGCCCTTCTGGAGCTTCCCCCTTAGGATGTTGAGGAGCTGGGGGACGCTGAATCCCCTCTCCTGAAGATGCTCCTGAAACCTCGAGGTAATAAGGTGGTGGAGAATCTCAGGAGGAGAATCACGGTTGCGGCAGTTTACCATCTCCGCGACTAGGCTCCTACCGGTCCCGGTGGCCCCGGCCTCAAGTTCCTTGCAGAAGGTTCTGGCCAGGACCGTTTTGCCGGTTCCAACGTGCCCGGTAATGAATGCGGTCTGGGGGACGCCAGACCTCAGTACCGGTGCGAAGAGGGAGTGAAGGGTGGCTAGCTGCTTCTCTCTGTGCGGGAGGGACGGGGGTACGTAGTTGAAGCTGAAGACCGCGTCGTCCTTCACCACAGGCCGGGGAACGAAGGCTCGTGCGGGCATCGGAGTATACCATCAGAACCTAATCGCTAATCGCCTCATAGATTTTACTAAGGCCCCAGCTCAGTCCCCCTTAGCTCCCTCTCTGGTCCCCCCCATCACCCATTCCCACCAGTCGTCCAGCGTGCTCCGGGCCCTCCGGCCGCGGTTTCCGAAATTCGTGGCCACGGGTTGCGTCTCTCGGCCTCAGTAGGTTCTGCTCAGCCCAGCCGTCGCGGCCTCGATGCGCCTCAGCCCCTCCTCCAGCTCGGCGCGCTTCGCGCCCAGACAGATTCTGAGGTGCCCCTCGCCCATCTTCCCGAATGCGCTGCCGGGAACCGTTAGGACTCCTCCCTCCACAAGCCTCATCGCCAGCTCATGCGACGAGAGATTGAAGGAGAAGGCGGGAAAGACGTATATCCCCCCTTCGGGGCTGAGGCACCTGAAGCCCTTTATGGCGTTTAGGCCTTTGACCATGAGGTCCCTCCTTGCCCTGAACTCCTCAACCATCGCCTTGACGAACTCCATCGTCCGGGGCTGGAGAGCTTCAAGACCGGAATACTGCGTAATTGTTGGCGGGCACGCCACAAGGTGATAGCTGATCCTCTCCACCCTCTTCGCCACCTCCTCGTCCGCGGCTACATAGCCGAGCCTCCAGCCCGTGGTCGAGTAGGTCTTGGAGAAGGAGTTGATGTATATCACCTTCTCTCCCGCCCCTAGGAAGGACTCGTGCCTCCCGTCGAACACGAGCTCGTCGTAGACCTCGTCCGAGATGATCGCGAGGTCGTGGTCCCTGCTCAGGTCGCAAATCGCTTTGACGTCATCCGCGCTTAATGTCCGGCCGGTGGGATTCGATGGTGAGTTCACGACGATGGCCCTAGTGCGTGGGGTGATGAGCTCCTTGAGCTCTTCGTCGATGGGCAGGTAGCCGTTCTCCTCCTTCAAGGGGTAGGGCACTGGAGTGGCGCCATGCATTTTGGCGTGAGCGGCATAAAGAACGAAGCCCGGATCCGGAACCAGAACCTCGTCCCCTCTCTCATACAGGATATAAGCCACGGCGAAAAGGGCCTCCGTCGCGCCGACCGTGACCACGATGTTCTCCCGCCGGACCTCCCTCCAGAGCCTCCGCAAGCGCTCCGCGATCGCATCACGCAGCGCGGGAATTCCGGCTGAGGGTCCATAGTTGTTCCTGTTCTCGTCGAGAGCTCTCTTCAGAGCCTCACGGACGTTCTCGGGCGGATCGAAATTCGGCTCGCCAATGCTCAGGTTTATCGCTCCGGGTCTCGCCATCCCCAGCATCTTCCTTATACCCGACTCCTCAACGCTTCCCGAGCGGGCGGAGAACCTGTACCCCACGGAGACACCCGTTTTACTCATTGTAGAAATGGTATTTCCAATTTCCGCGCTAGTAGATAGCACGGGCCCTTCGCGTGCGCCAGGAGGAGAGTCCAAATTCACGACGGGGCGCTAAGATTGCGAAATATTCTTATTGACCCGCATTCTTCCACGGCGCGGGAAGGAGATGGACTTCAGGCTGAGCGCGGCGCAGGAGGAGACGAGAGCAAGGGTGAGGGAGTTCGCGGAGAGGGAGATAAGACCCGTGGCTCCAGAGCACGACGTCCGCTCGAGCTTCCCAGAGAAGCTTGTCCCACGGATGGCCAGCCTTGGTCTCATGGGTATGACGGTCCCAAAAGAGTACGGCGGAACATACACCGACACCCTCAGTTATGTGATAGCGGTCGAGGAGGTCTCGAGAGTCTGCGGGGGCACTGGCCTGTTCCTCGCCGCGCACAACTCGCTCGGAAACGCGCATATCGCGAGCTTCGCCTCAGAAGAGCAGAAGAGGAGATATCTTCCGCCGCTCGCGAGCGGCCGTGCCATTAGCGCCTGGGGCCTGACCGAGCCAGGGGCGGGTTCGGACGCCGGGGCCACTCAGACCACTGCGGTTCTAAAAGGAAATGAGTATATTCTCAACGGCAGCAAGCTCTTCATCACCAGTGGAAATCTGGCCTCGACCTTCGTGATTATGGCCTCGACGGACAGGAGCAGGGGGACGAAGGGCATCAGCGCC
Protein-coding regions in this window:
- the pgk gene encoding phosphoglycerate kinase, whose translation is MGPDNLPEKEYLTLDELDVEGKTVLLRVDINSPLDRSTLELASLTRIRSIEPTLRRLLERRARVVILAHQGRKGDWDFCSLEKHATAIRREIGIPVAFVPDLMGERAKEAIKGLKPGAALMLENVRGWEGETAKKTPEEHARSELVTALAPMADFFVNDAFAAAHRSQASLVGFPMVLPSAAGLLLDAEVTAMTKVFRSPRRPFTVVLGGAKFYDATTLISHLLDTGTADRVLLTGLVPMPFLRAEGRSLGGPMEEVVAREPEAVGAAGEILKKHRERVFLPHGFAMDDGGKRRELGLEELPVERPLLDISSHTAERFAELVRASGTVFVSGPAGLFEKPPFDLGTTILLRAIADSGAYRVAGGGHTTSAIERLGLRQRFDYISTGGGALEEFILGKTLPGLEALRLAKERWKGRRGG
- a CDS encoding vitamin B12-dependent ribonucleotide reductase, which produces MEVSPNGKAVLERRYLKRDNEGRVVETPEELVWRVARTIASAERIYGKNEEEVEALAAEFYKIMARLEFLPNSPTLMNAGRELGQLSACFVLPIEDSMESIFDALKQTALIHKSGGGTGFSFSRLRPAHDIVASTKGVSSGPISFMEVFNAATEAIKQGGTRRGANMGCLRVDHPDILEFITCKRQSDRLNNFNISVLITDSFMRALERNEEYDLINPRTKRAEKRYSARKVFELIVDSAWRNGEPGVIFIDRINADNPTPALGEIESTNPCGEQPLLPYESCNLGSINLARMVRTVDGRTEVDWEKLRATVRLAVRFLDDVIDVNRYPFEQIEKMTKGNRKIGLGVMGFADLLFLLDISYNSEEALTLGERLMQFIDDEAFAMSVELGREKGSFPNFEKSIYSSKVKHLRNATRTTIAPTGTISIIAGCSSGIEPLFAIVFVRRVMDGTELVEVNPIFERRIKEAGLYSEELMREIARRGSLRELTQLPEELRRVFVTAHDVPPSQHIKMQAAFQRHTNNAVSKTVNFPHSATPADIEEVYLMAYKLGCKGVTVYRDRSRAAQVLNIGEPARDEEKGQERAQEKRITPRPRPIETTGVTLKTGTGCGNLYITINRDESGMCEVFATMGKSGGCAASQIEAIGRLTSLALRAGVDPGSIVKQLKGIRCPSPLLGRGGMTYSCADAIGKAIERAMRREEGVVQEPPQETTLDAFATHTNSTGGNVVGACPECGGPLTHEAGCMVCKFCGYSKCG
- a CDS encoding M28 family peptidase → MRSARRRGLLALTGLLLVLLLVLLATALPGVILKPPRAHFILRIDPGVGLNAVARLISLGPRLTGSMAEGSGAEYIAQEFRAAGLTGVEILEYNVTCYEITRASLALVQYTRGPMGLIPNPMVSPLVFQHKTDFTIGGYSGSRTHVRWTDDLEVVDVGNGSDPSAYSTTGLRGKAVIATNDGELDNTGLLLMAWEHGASACIIHNVVVNKEIGYPAIGFNHNAKDPSGHWIPLPENYTDGGPDIPSIMVSREAGQIIKEGIAKNSRVRVDVEVVIEKRPCRVVVGDKKGSGQPDKLIMVGAHHDTVYCSPGAVDNTVGVACTIAIAQRIAKLHTEKTVRFITFGGEEEGLLGSYEYYKEHVDTLKGKLEMMLNLDMSHVDKKRDHRLPIVVSEEQYIPVLEEIKREAFEQLPQLSGYEVSFHRGNLTSSSDMATFALEGYKVASCWGSGCWEYHTPKDTPEHINPESFLLVGAIYGSFVLHLAGATD
- a CDS encoding AAA family ATPase, whose protein sequence is MPARAFVPRPVVKDDAVFSFNYVPPSLPHREKQLATLHSLFAPVLRSGVPQTAFITGHVGTGKTVLARTFCKELEAGATGTGRSLVAEMVNCRNRDSPPEILHHLITSRFQEHLQERGFSVPQLLNILRGKLQKGRTHLVVVLDEVNALIRRSGPGLIYNLCRIDEDTGAQGSVSVVLISQMTAWELLHTDPAIASTFKQSNTITLPPYNADELTDILRMRAELGLHAGTWTMDVVRLAAELAASEGGDARRAIEVLEASARRAEQEGLDRIPPDFVEAAAAAQYGGLPLERLDGLEHQALLVALGIARASRKKAFITTGEAESAYKVVCEERGVTPLGHTQLWKYIRLLESHGIIDTAVEREGGSGTTTRILLHDITGAGLEKMLGFYLDGKRRSSGR
- a CDS encoding pyridoxal phosphate-dependent aminotransferase, with the translated sequence MSKTGVSVGYRFSARSGSVEESGIRKMLGMARPGAINLSIGEPNFDPPENVREALKRALDENRNNYGPSAGIPALRDAIAERLRRLWREVRRENIVVTVGATEALFAVAYILYERGDEVLVPDPGFVLYAAHAKMHGATPVPYPLKEENGYLPIDEELKELITPRTRAIVVNSPSNPTGRTLSADDVKAICDLSRDHDLAIISDEVYDELVFDGRHESFLGAGEKVIYINSFSKTYSTTGWRLGYVAADEEVAKRVERISYHLVACPPTITQYSGLEALQPRTMEFVKAMVEEFRARRDLMVKGLNAIKGFRCLSPEGGIYVFPAFSFNLSSHELAMRLVEGGVLTVPGSAFGKMGEGHLRICLGAKRAELEEGLRRIEAATAGLSRTY